The following coding sequences lie in one Panicum virgatum strain AP13 chromosome 6N, P.virgatum_v5, whole genome shotgun sequence genomic window:
- the LOC120679694 gene encoding wiskott-Aldrich syndrome protein family member 2-like has translation MPIVASAAPSAPRSVPRRRTLDSDSTPGTPPPSLDAPSTPPPRRCPASSRPRPNRYAPPPFPCAPPCASTPLPPTPPLRAAGRLHLQHRRAVPDAASSTRRPASTSPRRLLDLPAPLDSDAALYVVPDVVWARPPAFFL, from the coding sequence ATGCCGatcgtcgcctccgccgccccctccgcgccgcgctcgGTCCCTCGACGCCGCACCCTCGACTCCGACTCGACGCCGGGCACGCCGCCCCCTAGCCTCGACGCCCCTTCGACGCCGCCCCCTAGACGCTGCCCCGCCTCGAGTCGCCCGCGGCCGAACCGctacgcgccgccgcccttcccctgcgcgccgccatGTGCCTCGACGCCGCTGCCCCCGACCCcacccctgcgcgccgccggccggctccACCTTCAACATCGTCGCGCCGTCCCCGACGCTGCCTCCTCGACCCGCCGGCCTGCCTcgacgtcgccgcgccgcctcctcgaccTGCCGGCCCCCCTCGACTCCGACGCCGCGCTCTACGTCGTGCCCGACGTGGtatgggcgcggccgccggccttTTTTCTATAG